From the genome of Sphingopyxis sp. DBS4:
GCGCCACGACCTCGGGCGGTAGATAGCCAAAGGGCACGATCGCATCGAGGCGGTTGCGGAATTCGGGGGTGAACATGCGCTTCACCGCTTCTTCCTGCACATCCTCGCGGGTCGTGTTGCCGAAGCCGATCGATTCGCGCGTCATGTCGCTCGCGCCCGCGTTGGTCGTCATGATCAGGATGACGTTGCGGAAATCGACCGTCTTGCCGTGGTGGTCGGTCAGCCGGCCGTTGTCCATCACCTGCAGCAGGATGTTGAACAGGTCGGGGTGCGCCTTCTCGATCTCGTCGAGCAGCAGCACGCAGTGCGGATTCTGGTCGATCGCATCGGTGAGCAGGCCGCCCTGATCGTAACCGACATAGCCCGGCGGCGCGCCGATCAGGCGGCTCACCGAATGACGCTCCATATATTCGCTCATGTCGAAGCGCTGGAGCGGAATGCCCATGATCGACGCCAGTTGCTTGGCGACCTCGGTCTTGCCGACGCCGGTCGGGCCGCTGAACAGGTAATTGCCGATCGGCTTTTCGGGATCGCGGAGCCCCGCGCGGCTCAGCTTGATCGCCGACGACAGCACCTCGATCGCGGTGTTCTGGCCGAAGACGACGCGCTTGAGATCGGTTTCGAGCGTTTCGAGCACCTTCTTGTCGTCGCTCGACACCGATTTGGGCGGGATGCGCGCCATCGTCGCGATCACCGCCTCGATCTCCTTCGCGGTGATCGTCTTGCGGCGCTTCGACGGCGGCACCAGCATCTGCATCGCGCCGACCTCGTCGATCACGTCGATCGCCTTGTCGGGCAGCTTGCGGTCGTTGATGTAGCGCGACGACAGCTCGACCGCCGCGTTGATCGCATCGGCGGTATATTTGACATTGTGGTGGCTCTCGAACGCTTCGCGGAGGCCAGCGAGGATCTTCTTCGTGTCCTCGATGCTCGGTTCGATCACGTCGATTTTCTGGAAGCGGCGCAGCAGCGCGCGGTCCTTTTCGAAGTGATTGCGGAACTCCTTGTACGTCGTCGAGCCGATGCAGCGGATGACGCCGCCCGACAGCGCGGGCTTGAGCAGGTTCGACGCATCCATCGCGCCGCCGCTGGTGGCGCCGGCGCCGATCACCGTGTGAATCTCGTCGATGAACAGGATCGCGTGCGGCAGGCCTTCGAGTTCGGTGACGACCTGCTTCAGCCGCTCCTCGAAATCGCCGCGATAGCGCGTGCCCGCGAGCAGCGCGCCCATGTCGAGCGAATAGATCACCGCGGGCAGCAGCACCTCGGGCACGTCGCCCTCGACGATCTTGCGCGCGAGGCCTTCGGCGATCGCGGTCTTGCCGACGCCGGGATCGCCGACATAGAGCGGGTTGTTCTTGCTGCGGCGGCAGAGGATCTGGATCGTGCGGTCGACCTCGGCGCTGCGGCCGATCAGCGGGTCGACCTTGCCGGTCTTCGCCTTTTCGTTGAGGTTGACGGTGAACTGGTCGAGCGCGGTTTCCTTCTTGGACTTGCCTTCGCTCTTGTCCTTCGCCTCTTCCTTTTCCTCGGGTTCGGCCTGCGGCGAGGGCTTGCCGCCCTTGCCGACGCCGTGGCTGAGATAGGAAACCGCGTCGAGCCGTGTCAGATCCTGCTGTTGCAGGAAATAGACCGCATAGCTTTCACGTTCGGAGAAGAGCGCGACGAGGACGTTGGCGCCGGTCACCTCATCCTTGCCCGACGACTGAACATGCAGGATCGCGCGCTGGACGACGCGCTGGAAGCCGCTGGTGGGGGAGGGGTCGCTGTGCCCCTCGACCTTCAAACTGTCGAGTTCGGTGTCGAGATAGTGGACGACCGCCGATTGCAGGTCGCCCGTCGCGACGCCGCAGGCGCGCATCACTTCGGCGGCGTGCTCGTC
Proteins encoded in this window:
- the clpA gene encoding ATP-dependent Clp protease ATP-binding subunit ClpA, with the protein product MPSFSESLEKTLHNALKAASERHHEYATLEHLLYALIDDEHAAEVMRACGVATGDLQSAVVHYLDTELDSLKVEGHSDPSPTSGFQRVVQRAILHVQSSGKDEVTGANVLVALFSERESYAVYFLQQQDLTRLDAVSYLSHGVGKGGKPSPQAEPEEKEEAKDKSEGKSKKETALDQFTVNLNEKAKTGKVDPLIGRSAEVDRTIQILCRRSKNNPLYVGDPGVGKTAIAEGLARKIVEGDVPEVLLPAVIYSLDMGALLAGTRYRGDFEERLKQVVTELEGLPHAILFIDEIHTVIGAGATSGGAMDASNLLKPALSGGVIRCIGSTTYKEFRNHFEKDRALLRRFQKIDVIEPSIEDTKKILAGLREAFESHHNVKYTADAINAAVELSSRYINDRKLPDKAIDVIDEVGAMQMLVPPSKRRKTITAKEIEAVIATMARIPPKSVSSDDKKVLETLETDLKRVVFGQNTAIEVLSSAIKLSRAGLRDPEKPIGNYLFSGPTGVGKTEVAKQLASIMGIPLQRFDMSEYMERHSVSRLIGAPPGYVGYDQGGLLTDAIDQNPHCVLLLDEIEKAHPDLFNILLQVMDNGRLTDHHGKTVDFRNVILIMTTNAGASDMTRESIGFGNTTREDVQEEAVKRMFTPEFRNRLDAIVPFGYLPPEVVARVVDKFILQLELQLADRNVHIQLDDAAREWLTGKGYDKLYGARPMGRLIQEKIKQPLAEELLFGKLVHGGEVKVKMKTGEDAHVGNPLTFEIVPAPPKASKGKAKGKAEKAAE